Genomic DNA from Pseudomonas sp. CCC3.1:
GCGCTCACCCACGGCTGTCGCGTAATCGGCGCCGAACGTGCGCCAGGGTTGCTGCTGCCACACCAGGCCAGCCGCCCCGGCGCCCAACACCCCCAACCCGAGCACTTTGAGGGCCTGGCGCCGCGAACGCAGGCGACCACTGCCCGACAAGGTGTCAAGCGCCACACGCCCCGGCAGCAACGAGGCCTGGCGAAAGGTCGATTCGGTGACTTGCAGCGCTTGCCAGGCCGCCTCATGGCTGGCATTGGCGGCGCGCCATTGCTGGCAGGCCGCATGCACGCGGGGATCGGCGGCGCCTGATTGGGTTTTCACCAACCAGTCAATCGCCACATCAAGCACCTCGGATGAGAACTCAATAGAAGCCGGCATCGGTCAGTTAACCCCGCTCACTGTGCGTTTCGCGCCAAAAAACAATGGCGGATGGCCGTGGCCATGTACTTTTCAACCGAACTCACGCTGACCCCGAGGTGTTCGGCAATCGCCTGATAGCCCAGGCCTTCAAGCCGTGAAAGCAGAAAAGCGCTGCGCACCTTGGGTGTTAAGCCGTCGAGCAAGGCATCAATGCGGGTCAGGGTTTCGAGCAAGATCAGACGCTCTTCAGGCGAAGGCATGTCCCGTTCGGGCAGATGCGCGAGCGCGTCCAGATAAGCCTGCTCAACCTGCTGACGACGATAACGGTCAATCAACAAGCCTTTGGCGATGCTGCTCAGCCAGGCACGCGGCTCGCGCAGTTGCGCCACTTGTTCGGGTTTACCCAGCACATACAGGAAAGTGTCCTGCGCCATGTCAGCCGCATTCTCGGTATTGCGCAGGCGCCGTCGCAGCCAATTCACCAGCCAGTGATGGTGGTCGCTGTACAGGGTATGGACGTCGGCGTGCAACAACGATGGGGTGGGCAGTGATGACGACACGGGAACCCTCGGTGCGTGCTGGGAATAAACTGCGAATAGGAATGGGTCGCAATCATATTCGCAGTATTCACCAGACTCAAGCCTGCAACGGCTTGCTAGGGGCAATCATCTGCCTGTCGCTGCGCAGAACGGCAGCGACAGGCGGTGCATCAAGGGATCAGCGAGTAGACCAGCGACGAAATCGCCACCAGGCCAACAACTGTGACAAACACGTTGGAAATGCGCCCCGAGTACTGACGCATGGCGGGCACGCGGCGAATCGCATACATCGGCATCAGGAACAGGATGGCCGCAATCACCGGGCCGCCGAAGCTTTCGATCATCCGCAGAATGCTTGGGTTGAGCGTGGCCACAGCCCAGCACACCAGCAGCATGAACGCAGCCGTCAGGCGGTCGAGGGTTTTGCTGGCCGGGCGCTTGCCGGTTTTCAGCACCAGGCCTTTAAGGCCTTCACTGGCGCCGATGTAGTGCCCCAGGAATGACTTGGCAATCGCCACGAATGCAATCACCGGCGCGGCAAAAGCAATGGTCGGGTTGCTGAAGTGGTTGGCCAGGTACGACAGGATCGACAGGTTCTGCGCCTTGGCTTCAGCCAGTTGCTCAGGCGACAGCGTGAGCACACAGCTGAAGACGAAGAACAGCACCATCACCACCATCAGCACATGCGCGCGCGACAGGATCTGCGAACTGCGCGCATCGGCATTGACGCCATAACGGCGCTTCTGGTCCACGGCAAAGGCCGAAATGATCGGCGAGTGGTTAAACGAGAACACCATCACCGGAATCGCCAGCCACACGGTGTGCAACAACGCCGAGGGCTCAGGAAAGGTACTGGCGGTGGTCAGAATGCCGCCATTCCAGTGCGGAATTAGGAACACTGCCAAAAACAGCAACGCGACGATAAACGGGTAGACCATCATGCTCATGGCCTTGACGATCACTTGCTCGCCGCAACGCACCACGGCCAGCAGGCCAAGGATCAGCACCAGCGACAGAATGACCCGTGGCGGTGGCGTGATGTGCAACTGGTTGAGCATGAAACTGCCGACCGTATTGGTCAGCGCCACGCTGTAAATCAGCAGGATCGGGAAAATCGCGCAGAAATACAGCAGCGTGATCAACGCCCCGGCAGTGAGGCCGAAATGCTCTTCAACCACATCCGTGATGTCGGAGCCGTCGCGACCGGAGAGCACAAAGCGGGTCAGGCCGCGGTGTGCATAAAAGGTCATCGGGAATGCCAGCAGCGCCAGAATCAATAACGGCCAAAAGCCGCCAATGCCTGCGTTGATGGGCAAAAACAAAGTACCTGCGCCAATGGCTGTGCCGAACAGGCCCAGCATCCAGGTAGTGTCGTGTCGGTCCCAGCGACTGAGGGTCGCAGGGGCCGCGTCAAAGCGTTCATCGACGCTGTTAGCCTGGTCATTCATCCGGTCAAATCTCCGCTAGCCGGTCGTTACCACGCGGCCGGGGCGGACAAAACACACCTTACTGACCACGCCCCAGCCATAAGAGGGGCGCGATTGTCCGGGATTAGACATAAGAAGCAAAGGTTTAGCTGAGGAATGGTGAAAATGATTGCTCACGGTAAAGCAAGACTTTGACACCTATTGATACACTATCCCCATTCGAAGATTGCGCTAAAGGCCTGATGACCCATGACCGTTTCGCACCGTTACACCGCATTTGCCGGCCTGTTGCTTGCCCTGTCACTGCCTGTCGCCAATGCCGAAGGTTTAGTGATTACCTGGCCGGGCGGCTGGGAAGTTCAGGCTGTGCCGCCTGCGCAAGACAACAGCATCCAGCGCCAGCGAGCAGTGAAAAACGACGCCAATGGCGATCCGCAGATGGTCATGGAACTGACACAGTCGACCCTGGCGCCTGAGCATCAGGTGAACATGGAGGCGGTGTTGCTGCAAATGCGCAAGACCTTGCAGCAAACCTTCGCCAAAGACGGGTATCAAAGTGCCTGTAACAAAATTCACGACAGCACGCTGGGCGGTCTGAAAGCGTTGGAAACCACCTGCAAGATCACCCAGAACGGCAACCACGTGATCACCCAGACGCTGGTAGCCGCCACTCAGGGCAGCAGCGCTTACGCCCTGTCCTACGCTGGCCCGGCCGATGGGTACAAAGCCAACCAAGCGGAAGTTCAGGGTATTCGCGCCAGCTTGCGGCTGGGCGAAACGGCTCAGTAAACGACCCATAACTCACGTGGGCGTTCTAGGGTGTATAGCAAACCGATTTCGTAGCAGTTGCCGAGCACCGCGAGGCTACGTCCGATGGCGAAGCGATCGTAAACCCTAAGTGCAGGGTGCAACTGATACCCCGCAGTGCTTGGTTTTACGACTGCTGCGCAGCCGGACGTAGCCTCGCGGTGCTCGGCAACTGCTACGAGATTTGCGCGCGCCATAGATCTGCGGCATCTCCCACCATGTGACGTTTAAGGAATCAGCACCACTTTGGTGCTTGAGCCGTCATTGACCTGCGCATAACAGTGCAACCCTTCGACCAGCGGGCTTTCTTGCAGATCGCGCGGCAATGGCAGTAATCCCTGATCAAAGTACTGCCCAAACTGGTTGAGCATGCGCGCGCACTCTGCGCTGCTGTACAGCAGGCTGTTAACCCCCACCACGGAGCCGCCCTTGCGGTACAACGCCAAGGCAGGCAGTTGCACATGGCCGTCCAGTGGTGCGGCAATGATGGCCAGCCGACCAAACACCGCCAATGCCGGTACTGCGGCTGGCACCCAGTGGCCGGTGGTGTCAAAGATCACCTCTGCTCCACCCGAGAACACAGCGTTGACCTCGCCAGCCAAGGCGTCGGGCTGCTCCAGAACGATGACGTCAACCCCTTGCTCGCGTAGCAAAAGGGCCTGTTCAGGGCGGCGAACAGCCGCCAGTACGCGGGCGCCCAGCACGTTAGCCAGCGCAACCGCCGCCGAACCGACAGCGCCGTTGGCACCGATCACCAGCAGGCGGGTTCCAGCTGTAACGCCAGTGCGCTGCAAAGCGTCCCAGGCCGTGGTGTATGGCACGCCCAGGCTCGCCGCCTGCACAAAGCTCAACGCCTCGGGCTTTTGCGCAACGCCTTCGGCTGGCAAGGTCAAATAGCCTGCGTGGGAGCCATCGCGATAAAAACCCAGGTCCTTGCCGGTGCCCCAGACTGCTTGCCCGATCAATGCGCTTGGCCCGTCGACCACCACCCCGGCAAAATCCCGGCCCGGAATGCGCGGCAACGTGGTGTAAGGAAAACGCCCCAGCACGTTTTTCACGTCGCTGGGGTTCAAGCCCGCCGCTTTGACGTGCACCAGCACCTCGCCCGCAGCCGGGGTCGGCGTTGGCCGTTCAACCACCGTCAGCGCCGCCAGATCACCGGTTTTGGAAAATTGCAGAGCCTTCATGTTCAACCCTCTAAGGGACAGTGAGAGGCACTCAGTCTATGGCCGATAAGCGGCCAGTACCGGCCAAAGCCTTCTGCCTATCGGTCAGAGTGCAGCACCGGGTGCTTGAGCCTGTCCATATAAAGAAGGACTCACGCCCAACTCGCGGCGGAACATGTCGCTGAAACTGCTGGGCGAATACCCCAGTGAGCGGGCGATCTGGCTGACCGACACGCCCTGGATCAACTCGGCGGCCGAGGTCGCCAGTTGCACCTGCCGCCGCCACCGGGCAAAGCCCATGCCCAACGCGCCCTGAAACAGACGCGCCAGGGTGCGCACGCTGGCCCCGGCGTTCTCGGCATGTTGCTCAAAGGCAATGTCCAGGGTCGGGTTGGCCATGACTG
This window encodes:
- a CDS encoding sigma-70 family RNA polymerase sigma factor, whose protein sequence is MPTPSLLHADVHTLYSDHHHWLVNWLRRRLRNTENAADMAQDTFLYVLGKPEQVAQLREPRAWLSSIAKGLLIDRYRRQQVEQAYLDALAHLPERDMPSPEERLILLETLTRIDALLDGLTPKVRSAFLLSRLEGLGYQAIAEHLGVSVSSVEKYMATAIRHCFLARNAQ
- a CDS encoding serine/threonine transporter, producing the protein MNDQANSVDERFDAAPATLSRWDRHDTTWMLGLFGTAIGAGTLFLPINAGIGGFWPLLILALLAFPMTFYAHRGLTRFVLSGRDGSDITDVVEEHFGLTAGALITLLYFCAIFPILLIYSVALTNTVGSFMLNQLHITPPPRVILSLVLILGLLAVVRCGEQVIVKAMSMMVYPFIVALLFLAVFLIPHWNGGILTTASTFPEPSALLHTVWLAIPVMVFSFNHSPIISAFAVDQKRRYGVNADARSSQILSRAHVLMVVMVLFFVFSCVLTLSPEQLAEAKAQNLSILSYLANHFSNPTIAFAAPVIAFVAIAKSFLGHYIGASEGLKGLVLKTGKRPASKTLDRLTAAFMLLVCWAVATLNPSILRMIESFGGPVIAAILFLMPMYAIRRVPAMRQYSGRISNVFVTVVGLVAISSLVYSLIP
- a CDS encoding DUF4946 domain-containing protein, which translates into the protein MTVSHRYTAFAGLLLALSLPVANAEGLVITWPGGWEVQAVPPAQDNSIQRQRAVKNDANGDPQMVMELTQSTLAPEHQVNMEAVLLQMRKTLQQTFAKDGYQSACNKIHDSTLGGLKALETTCKITQNGNHVITQTLVAATQGSSAYALSYAGPADGYKANQAEVQGIRASLRLGETAQ
- a CDS encoding zinc-binding alcohol dehydrogenase family protein; this translates as MKALQFSKTGDLAALTVVERPTPTPAAGEVLVHVKAAGLNPSDVKNVLGRFPYTTLPRIPGRDFAGVVVDGPSALIGQAVWGTGKDLGFYRDGSHAGYLTLPAEGVAQKPEALSFVQAASLGVPYTTAWDALQRTGVTAGTRLLVIGANGAVGSAAVALANVLGARVLAAVRRPEQALLLREQGVDVIVLEQPDALAGEVNAVFSGGAEVIFDTTGHWVPAAVPALAVFGRLAIIAAPLDGHVQLPALALYRKGGSVVGVNSLLYSSAECARMLNQFGQYFDQGLLPLPRDLQESPLVEGLHCYAQVNDGSSTKVVLIP